The DNA window CGAGGATGCCCTTCTTGATCCCTTGCAGTTCGTCGCCCGCGCCGGCCAGCAGCAGGACCAGGAAGAAGTCGACCATCGAGGCGACCGCGAACTCCGACTGCCCGACGCCGACCGTCTCGACCAGCACCACGTCGTAGCCCGCCGCCTCGCAGACGAGCAGCGCTTCCCGCGTCCGGCGCGTCACGCCGCCGAACGAGCCGGCCGACGGGCTTGGCCGGACGAAGGCCTCGGGAGCGGTCGCGAGCCGCGGCATGCGCGTCTTGTCGCCGAGGATGCTGCCGCCCGAGCGCGCGCTCGAGGGATCGACGGCGAGCACCGCCACCCGTTTCCCGAGCCCGATCAGGTAGAGCCCGAGCGCCTCGATGAACGTGCTCTTGCCGACGCCCGGGACGCCGCTGACCCCCACTCGCACCGCGCTGCCGGTGTGCGGCAGGAGGACCTCGAGGAGGCGCTGGGCCCCCTCCTGGTGATCCCGTCGCGTGCTCTCGACGAGCGTGATGGCCTTGGCGAGCGCCCGGCGGTTGCCCGCGCGGACCTCGGCCGCCAGCGCC is part of the Deltaproteobacteria bacterium genome and encodes:
- the meaB gene encoding methylmalonyl Co-A mutase-associated GTPase MeaB, whose protein sequence is MPRSAPSRSVPVEALAAEVRAGNRRALAKAITLVESTRRDHQEGAQRLLEVLLPHTGSAVRVGVSGVPGVGKSTFIEALGLYLIGLGKRVAVLAVDPSSARSGGSILGDKTRMPRLATAPEAFVRPSPSAGSFGGVTRRTREALLVCEAAGYDVVLVETVGVGQSEFAVASMVDFFLVLLLAGAGDELQGIKKGILELADALAINKADGDNVGRAERAAAEYRAALNLFTHASPLWDPPVVTVSALEEKGIDRVWAVVEDHRARLVAANELDKKRRDQQQAWLWSMIDDGLKRHFLAREDVARLLPEMEAAVVGAKLTPTEAARRLLALLDQGGDGGARSALTSRRKRTA